From a region of the Arachis ipaensis cultivar K30076 chromosome B09, Araip1.1, whole genome shotgun sequence genome:
- the LOC107616050 gene encoding proteoglycan 4-like, which produces MDDDITIVIHYGGSFETKEDGEVVYVGDQIEQLFGLEADTLDVFSIRNYYKVLGYDNLKECWWLVPGRPLKTGLRALSHDKELLEMCFHAKNNEGVVHVYLEHGNSEHEGDEVPQLVPMTANPKIMVSGTTSNPSSCIPNTALEQNTITFPEANSVPPGQLNSAPPSQPHSKPQTKPTSNYPAQPTFEPVAQPTTTPPAQPTSTPPAQPKPMPISNPCSSKPKNNKSEKSIPPTTTKKSETSVKKNSKSTPKKGAVKKVPIPLPKRVTRSASRFAPKEKKVVGEVPSVTLSSDSSDSYESAKDELYRPGSEAFESSSDDESDSEVATARPRELKMKKNKAKGKICLEDLCEEDELIVQNSDEEVDLDQVIGKAPELQPPYDAFDAYHDDSDGNDL; this is translated from the coding sequence ATGGATGATGATATAACAATTGTCATCCACTATGGAGGAAGTTTTGAGACAAAAGAAGATGGAGAAGTTGTGTATGTTGGAGACCAAATTGAACAGTTATTTGGACTAGAGGCAGATACATTGGACGTGTTCTCAATAAGAAATTATTACAAGGTTCTAGGATATGACAACTTGAAGGAGTGCTGGTGGCTAGTTCCTGGAAGGCCCTTGAAGACTGGATTGAGAGCACTATCACATGACAAGGAGCTCTTAGAGATGTGCTTTCACGCAAAGAATAATGAAGGTGTAGTGCATGTATATCTTGAGCATGGAAATTCTGAACATGAAGGTGATGAGGTTCCACAACTGGTCCCTATGACCGCTAATCCAAAAATCATGGTATCTGGCACCACCTCAAATCCATCCTCATGTATTCCAAATACAGCCCTTGAACAAAATACGATCACATTCCCTGAAGCAAACTCTGTACCCCCAGGCCAACTGAACTCTGCTCCTCCAAGTCAGCCCCATTCAAAACCTCAAACCAAACCCACCTCAAATTATCCAGCTCAACCCACCTTTGAACCTGTAGCCCAGCCCACAACCACACCTCCAGCCCAGCCCACATCCACACCTCCAGCCCAGCCTAAACCAATGCCTATTTCCAATCCATGTTCTTCtaaaccaaaaaataataaatctgAGAAGTCTATTCCACCTACCACTACAAAAAAGTCTGAAACAAGTGTAAAAAAGAATTCAAAGTCTACCCCAAAGAAAGGTGCTGTGAAGAAGGTACCGATACCACTACCAAAACGAGTGACACGATCAGCTTCAAGATTTGCACCCAAAGAGAAGAAGGTTGTTGGTGAGGTCCCATCCGTGACATTAAGCAGTGACAGTAGTGACTCGTATGAGAGTGCGAAAGATGAACTTTATAGGCCTGGATCCGAGGCTTTTGAGAGTTCAAGTGATGATGAATCTGATTCTGAAGTTGCTACAGCAAGACCCAGGGagttgaaaatgaaaaaaaataaggcAAAAGGTAAGATATGTCTCGAAGACTTGTGTGAAGAAGATGAGCTGATAGTTCAGAATTCTGATGAGGAAGTTGATCTGGACCAAGTGATTGGAAAAGCCCCTGAGCTCCAGCCACCATATGACGCCTTTGATGCATACCACGATGATTCTGATGGAAATGACTTGTGA